Proteins from a genomic interval of Paenibacillus sp. FSL R5-0623:
- the secG gene encoding preprotein translocase subunit SecG — protein sequence MDIALKLLLVVFSIGLITVVLLQHGKSAGLAGAISGGAEHLFGKTKARGLDLFLQRATVVLGAGFMILSIIVTVASK from the coding sequence ATGGATATTGCTTTGAAATTGCTGCTCGTTGTTTTCTCGATCGGTCTAATCACTGTAGTATTGCTGCAGCACGGGAAAAGCGCTGGTTTGGCGGGTGCCATCTCCGGTGGTGCGGAACATCTTTTCGGTAAAACGAAAGCGCGCGGATTGGATCTCTTCCTGCAACGTGCAACGGTGGTACTGGGTGCAGGATTTATGATTTTGTCTATTATTGTTACAGTGGCTTCCAAGTAA
- the rnr gene encoding ribonuclease R: MITEQQLLDFMRETAYKPMTYQELEQHFAIEDAADFKAFLIMLNTLEESGKVLLTRNNRYGMPERMDLVRGRLQAHAKGFAFLIPEDREHPDVYIHANDMKSAMNGDTVLVKVTSQGPSGGRLEGEIVRIVTRAVTQVVGVFQSHEVYGFVIPDDKRINRDIFIPRTNFAGAVDGQKVVAKIVSYPEGRAAAEGEVIEILGHKDEPGIDILSVIRKHQLPEAFPDEVVEEAEKAPDSITDEEIVQQGRRDLRGLNIVTIDGEDAKDLDDAVNVEKLPNGNYRLGVHIADVGYYVQENSKLDQEAYNRGCSVYLVDRVIPMLPQRLSNGICSLNPQVDRLTLSCEMEFNDQMKVVKHDIFTSVIKTKERMTYSNVRKILEGEEPELLERYKDLVDDFHLMKEIALKLRAMRMRRGAVDFDFEESKIIVDAECKPVDIVKRERSIAEQIIEEFMLAANETVAEHFHWLKVPFIYRVHEDPDQEKLQNFLAFAANFGHQVKGRGNAIHPRALQSLLEDIKETKEQTVISTMMLRSMKQAKYDSEMSGHFGLAAEFYSHFTSPIRRYPDLVIHRVIREVIENNGALPENRQEYLAARMSDIAQQSSERERVAVEAERDTEKMKKAEYMLDKVGEEFEGMISSVTSFGMFIELENTVEGLIRLSALTDDYYHFDDQHMALIGERTSKVFRIGDEVKIRVARVSMEEYTIDFEMVDMKPRGERPGGFGGGRSGKGGRPPGSGGGRGGAKGGPGGFSGSRGGKGSSTGAGASRGGRSTEESSKGGRGGRSGAASAGAGAGSSGGYAGKGGGKPKGERRASDAGGSTGRGKGAVSFGFGSGKGGYGSTSGGSDSSSTGGQGSGLNSGSGRGEGSFKSGKGGGKGGKGGSGRKNTSPSGVFIGENATPGGAQEGGAPRRKRKKSNGAAGNGTAAFVRKKKK, translated from the coding sequence ATGATAACAGAACAACAATTGCTCGACTTCATGCGGGAGACCGCTTATAAACCCATGACTTATCAGGAGTTGGAACAGCACTTCGCGATCGAAGATGCAGCTGATTTCAAAGCCTTTTTGATTATGCTTAATACGCTGGAGGAATCCGGTAAAGTTTTGCTGACCCGTAACAATCGCTATGGCATGCCAGAGCGCATGGATTTGGTACGCGGACGTTTACAGGCTCACGCCAAAGGTTTCGCTTTCCTTATTCCTGAGGATCGGGAGCACCCGGATGTGTACATTCACGCCAATGATATGAAAAGTGCGATGAATGGTGATACGGTATTGGTTAAAGTCACATCTCAAGGACCTTCAGGTGGTCGCCTGGAGGGTGAGATCGTCCGTATTGTTACTCGTGCTGTGACCCAAGTCGTTGGTGTGTTCCAGAGTCATGAGGTGTACGGATTTGTCATTCCGGATGACAAACGGATTAATCGCGATATTTTCATCCCGCGTACCAACTTTGCTGGGGCGGTTGATGGACAGAAGGTCGTAGCAAAGATCGTCAGCTATCCGGAGGGCCGTGCGGCAGCAGAGGGTGAAGTGATCGAGATTCTTGGTCATAAGGATGAGCCGGGTATTGATATTTTGTCCGTCATTCGCAAGCATCAGCTGCCTGAAGCTTTCCCGGATGAAGTGGTAGAAGAGGCGGAGAAAGCACCAGACTCCATCACGGATGAAGAGATAGTACAACAGGGTCGCCGTGATTTGCGCGGACTTAACATTGTCACGATAGATGGCGAAGATGCCAAGGATCTGGATGATGCTGTTAACGTAGAGAAGCTTCCTAACGGTAATTATCGTCTTGGCGTTCATATTGCCGATGTCGGCTATTATGTACAGGAGAATTCCAAGCTTGATCAAGAAGCTTATAACCGTGGATGCAGTGTGTATTTGGTAGACCGGGTCATTCCTATGTTGCCACAACGTCTGTCCAACGGGATCTGTAGTTTGAACCCGCAGGTAGACCGCTTGACCCTGTCTTGTGAGATGGAGTTCAACGACCAGATGAAGGTTGTAAAACATGACATTTTCACGAGTGTAATCAAAACCAAGGAGCGGATGACGTATTCGAACGTCCGTAAAATCCTAGAAGGTGAAGAGCCGGAATTGCTCGAGCGTTATAAGGATCTGGTAGATGATTTCCATCTGATGAAAGAGATCGCCTTGAAGCTGCGTGCTATGCGTATGCGCCGTGGTGCGGTTGACTTTGATTTTGAAGAATCCAAAATCATTGTGGACGCAGAATGCAAACCGGTAGATATCGTAAAACGGGAGCGTTCGATTGCCGAGCAAATCATTGAGGAGTTCATGTTGGCAGCGAACGAAACAGTGGCAGAGCATTTCCACTGGTTGAAGGTTCCGTTCATTTATCGTGTGCACGAAGATCCGGATCAGGAAAAACTGCAAAATTTCCTCGCCTTTGCGGCGAATTTTGGACACCAGGTCAAAGGACGTGGCAATGCGATTCACCCACGGGCGCTTCAATCGTTGCTTGAGGATATCAAAGAAACGAAAGAACAAACTGTGATTAGTACGATGATGTTGCGTTCGATGAAACAGGCAAAGTATGATTCTGAAATGTCGGGTCACTTTGGCCTCGCGGCAGAATTCTATAGTCACTTTACGTCTCCAATTCGTCGTTATCCCGATCTTGTCATTCACCGGGTGATTCGCGAAGTCATTGAAAATAATGGTGCTTTGCCGGAGAATCGTCAGGAGTATTTGGCAGCACGCATGTCCGATATTGCGCAGCAGTCTTCGGAACGTGAACGTGTGGCGGTAGAAGCTGAGCGGGATACGGAGAAAATGAAAAAAGCCGAGTACATGCTCGATAAAGTAGGCGAAGAGTTCGAAGGCATGATCAGCAGTGTGACCAGCTTTGGTATGTTCATTGAACTGGAGAACACGGTTGAAGGCCTGATTCGCCTGAGCGCGCTCACGGACGACTATTACCATTTTGACGATCAGCATATGGCTCTGATTGGTGAACGTACCTCGAAAGTCTTCCGCATCGGTGATGAAGTGAAGATTCGTGTGGCACGTGTAAGCATGGAAGAGTATACAATTGATTTTGAAATGGTGGATATGAAACCTCGCGGTGAACGTCCTGGCGGCTTCGGTGGCGGACGTAGCGGGAAAGGTGGACGTCCTCCTGGTAGCGGCGGCGGACGCGGCGGTGCCAAGGGTGGACCAGGTGGATTCAGCGGTTCACGTGGCGGCAAAGGCAGTTCGACAGGTGCTGGAGCTAGCCGTGGTGGCAGATCAACGGAAGAGAGCAGCAAAGGTGGACGTGGCGGTCGCAGTGGAGCAGCGAGTGCAGGCGCGGGAGCAGGCTCATCTGGTGGCTACGCAGGTAAAGGCGGTGGCAAACCTAAAGGTGAGCGTCGTGCTAGTGATGCTGGTGGATCAACTGGCCGGGGCAAAGGCGCGGTGAGCTTTGGTTTTGGCTCAGGTAAAGGCGGATATGGCTCTACATCGGGTGGATCGGATAGTAGTTCAACCGGTGGACAAGGAAGTGGCCTGAACAGCGGCAGCGGTCGCGGTGAAGGAAGCTTTAAGTCCGGCAAGGGCGGCGGTAAAGGTGGAAAAGGCGGAAGTGGACGCAAGAACACTTCGCCGAGCGGCGTATTTATTGGAGAGAATGCAACTCCTGGTGGCGCTCAGGAAGGCGGAGCACCACGACGCAAGCGGAAGAAGAGCAACGGTGCAGCTGGTAACGGCACGGCAGCTTTTGTACGAAAAAAGAAAAAATAA
- the smpB gene encoding SsrA-binding protein SmpB: MGKNDGQSKVLAQNKKASHDYFIEDTYEAGMVLTGTEIKSLRNGRANIGDAFATIRNGEIHIHNMHISPFEQGNRNNPLDPTRTRKLLMHKVQIHKLLGLSKQDGYSIVPLKIYIRNGYAKLLLGLGKGKKQFDKRETAAKRDAQRDIQRVLREKQKVAR, encoded by the coding sequence ATGGGCAAGAATGATGGACAGAGTAAAGTGCTCGCACAGAATAAAAAGGCTTCCCATGACTACTTCATTGAAGATACGTATGAAGCGGGCATGGTGCTTACCGGAACGGAGATCAAATCTCTTCGCAACGGCCGTGCGAATATTGGTGATGCATTTGCCACGATTCGGAACGGTGAGATTCATATTCACAATATGCATATTAGTCCTTTTGAACAAGGGAACCGAAATAATCCGCTCGATCCGACACGTACGCGCAAGTTGTTGATGCATAAAGTGCAAATCCACAAGCTGCTCGGGCTGTCGAAACAGGATGGGTACAGCATTGTGCCACTGAAAATCTATATACGTAACGGTTATGCAAAGCTTTTGCTCGGACTGGGTAAAGGTAAGAAGCAATTCGACAAACGTGAAACTGCTGCGAAACGCGATGCTCAACGTGATATCCAACGGGTACTGCGCGAGAAGCAGAAGGTTGCACGTTAA
- a CDS encoding zeta toxin family protein: MSEIRPVMTVFAGTNGAGKSTLSMQMREWLGELVDPDQIARELKPENPRSADLSAGREAVKRIRSLIKSGVNFAIETTLSGSFVLKHMEIAKENSYEIVVYYIGLEDVQMHIDRVASRVEQGGHWIAEEDIRYRYGQSLKNLKPALSIADRVIIIDNTYEPLIIAEIIQGDLIYCVESIPAWANPVLVGY; the protein is encoded by the coding sequence ATGAGTGAAATCAGACCAGTCATGACGGTATTTGCTGGAACCAATGGAGCAGGGAAAAGTACACTCAGTATGCAAATGAGAGAGTGGCTTGGTGAACTGGTTGATCCGGATCAAATTGCAAGAGAGTTGAAGCCAGAGAATCCGCGCAGTGCTGACCTGTCTGCTGGCAGGGAAGCTGTGAAAAGAATCCGATCTCTCATTAAAAGTGGTGTAAACTTCGCTATTGAAACGACACTGTCCGGATCATTTGTTTTAAAACATATGGAAATTGCAAAAGAAAACAGTTACGAAATTGTCGTATACTATATCGGCCTTGAGGATGTGCAAATGCATATAGATCGTGTTGCCTCTCGTGTTGAACAAGGTGGACATTGGATTGCAGAAGAAGACATTCGTTATCGATATGGTCAGTCTTTGAAGAACCTTAAACCGGCTCTATCTATCGCAGATCGGGTTATCATCATTGATAATACATACGAGCCTTTAATTATTGCTGAAATCATACAGGGTGATTTGATCTATTGTGTTGAGTCCATACCTGCTTGGGCTAATCCTGTTCTTGTGGGTTACTGA
- a CDS encoding metal-dependent hydrolase has translation MDPYLYLFFHVLSHALLGAVIAYCFLPRDTWKNLMICLCSGALCGIIPDIFGDRSVAPWSHSVLFTPFLVLGIAYLTKLFYKKTSFKLIWGSSIFSVLFGHLFLDYMGHDLPAFYPLSDKSYIMEAITLGDPWIWFPLIIGLGLSVFLRDKPKLPVVTSILFILVYLVFQIISKEIIEHKVQVQHPVPEKSYIIVEPDSHYEFPLDPRKWLEFRFRVISPHFSKGGDAGILGEKSDKLFWYDFYPVAFEINLSRGKYVPINSQNSKVFLSVTKEWKEAGSNFIQGKYDGNIFTYKETTNGQWEEVIPQ, from the coding sequence TTGGATCCGTACTTATATTTGTTTTTTCATGTTCTATCACATGCTCTTCTTGGGGCGGTAATTGCATACTGCTTTTTGCCAAGGGATACATGGAAAAATCTTATGATATGTTTATGTTCGGGTGCACTGTGTGGAATAATTCCTGATATTTTTGGGGATAGAAGTGTAGCTCCGTGGTCCCATTCTGTATTATTTACACCTTTTTTAGTTTTAGGAATAGCATATTTGACAAAATTATTCTATAAAAAGACAAGTTTCAAATTAATCTGGGGATCCTCTATTTTTTCTGTCTTGTTTGGACACTTATTTTTAGACTATATGGGACATGATTTACCAGCATTCTACCCCCTTAGCGATAAATCATATATTATGGAAGCCATTACATTGGGAGATCCATGGATATGGTTTCCGTTAATTATTGGTCTTGGATTGAGTGTTTTTTTGAGGGACAAGCCTAAATTACCCGTAGTTACTTCGATACTATTCATATTGGTATATTTAGTTTTTCAAATAATATCAAAAGAAATAATCGAGCACAAAGTTCAAGTTCAACACCCAGTTCCTGAAAAGTCATATATTATAGTGGAGCCCGATAGTCATTATGAATTTCCTTTAGATCCCAGAAAGTGGTTAGAGTTCAGGTTTCGAGTCATCAGTCCTCATTTCTCTAAAGGTGGTGATGCAGGTATACTGGGAGAGAAATCAGACAAACTATTCTGGTACGATTTTTATCCAGTAGCCTTTGAGATAAATTTATCAAGAGGAAAGTATGTTCCAATAAATTCACAGAATTCTAAAGTTTTCCTATCTGTTACTAAGGAATGGAAAGAAGCGGGTTCTAACTTTATTCAGGGAAAGTATGATGGAAACATTTTTACCTACAAAGAAACCACCAATGGTCAGTGGGAAGAAGTTATACCGCAATAG
- a CDS encoding uracil-DNA glycosylase: MSQTQQEIRDFVAGIQSYVSPVNVINPWRDYVTGYDIGPEAVEIRSEHLVRYLEPRMSKARYIFIAEAVGYQGARFSGVPLTSERMVTGNHSLVNHQMIFAGEPGVRTSLPNIVKPNRSQALYGFTEPTASIIWGEVLFSSRWKPTDFIFWNIYPFHPYQSSENRMTNRTPTLAELEDGLPFARQLMQLNPDAQIVAIGRKSADTLSSHLIKHHHVPHPANGRAVQFQKAVRSII, translated from the coding sequence ATGAGCCAAACGCAGCAAGAGATTCGCGATTTTGTTGCAGGGATACAATCATATGTCTCGCCCGTAAATGTGATTAATCCTTGGAGAGATTATGTGACGGGCTATGATATCGGCCCCGAAGCGGTGGAGATTCGTTCTGAACATTTGGTCAGGTATTTGGAACCGAGAATGTCCAAGGCTCGGTATATTTTTATTGCTGAAGCTGTGGGATATCAAGGGGCGAGGTTCTCCGGCGTACCCTTGACGTCCGAGCGAATGGTTACCGGGAATCACTCACTGGTGAATCACCAGATGATTTTTGCAGGTGAGCCGGGTGTCCGAACAAGCCTGCCCAATATCGTCAAACCTAATCGGAGTCAGGCACTGTATGGTTTCACAGAGCCGACAGCATCTATTATATGGGGCGAAGTGTTATTCAGTTCCAGGTGGAAACCAACGGACTTTATATTTTGGAACATCTATCCCTTTCATCCTTATCAATCTTCTGAAAACAGGATGACGAATCGTACGCCGACTTTGGCAGAGTTGGAGGATGGTTTGCCGTTTGCCAGACAGCTTATGCAACTAAATCCTGATGCTCAGATCGTGGCTATTGGCAGAAAGTCAGCAGACACGTTAAGCTCCCATCTCATTAAACATCACCATGTTCCCCATCCTGCAAATGGAAGGGCAGTACAATTCCAAAAAGCAGTAAGGTCAATTATCTAG
- a CDS encoding sensor histidine kinase yields the protein MKATTQSDIETDAEVNANTQANTSAMKKNWAPRFKEFIRRKPKTLAFKIPFAYFVIILLTVAFSALVLNRISENDAQRKINEASLQTITSIETNVNLMIGNVNNYSKMIFSDPNLQNLLRQGNVYSNLQTQSKVSAYLTNLMQAVPIIDSVYIYDNSGHRFSVGTQEWPTFMEANVKEAPWYEQALKHNGRYLLRLNGGNNDSGVSATGENDGQEVVSFIRLIRDLDDTSPLGFLVMNIKGASIAQAYANLSAPDSFQVAILDEHQRVIATNATDGKKAVPAVSDSSMSAASVQGGMYEMLEANQAKLKQTFQEQPSGFITLHSRGQEYAVTYRSAGDDQWKFISMSPYQATDTRNKSMVLLALILLAVNGTVFFVSSFIISRSVIKPIHKLLRSMQKAPSGNFRKVTVELNSYEFAQLYGGYNQMIEQIDQMLKCIIQEQQTIRRAELNTLQAQIKPHFLYNTLDSITSLAMSGMNDKVCELLEALGSYYRLSVSKGRELITLHEEVEIVRNYLTIQQVRYPGVFEVQYDIDSDCERVMIPKLVLQPLVENSLYHGIRPKGSPGTIRIQARRSKEGVLLTITDDGVGMSEEEIQQVQRKEINSSNRSDSTNSSNPSNSTNISNLSNPTFNSKHNPSFGLWGTMERLRIFYDKEDGLKLHSEVGKGTTIIITIPKGADESWN from the coding sequence GTGAAAGCAACGACCCAATCAGATATTGAGACCGATGCAGAAGTAAACGCAAATACACAAGCGAACACCAGTGCAATGAAGAAGAATTGGGCTCCCCGTTTCAAAGAGTTTATTCGACGCAAGCCCAAGACGCTGGCTTTTAAAATCCCGTTTGCCTACTTTGTCATTATTCTGCTAACGGTGGCGTTCAGTGCGTTGGTGTTGAATCGAATCTCGGAAAATGACGCGCAGCGAAAGATTAATGAAGCATCACTGCAGACAATCACATCCATTGAGACCAATGTTAATCTGATGATCGGGAACGTGAACAATTATTCGAAGATGATTTTCTCCGATCCCAACTTGCAGAACCTACTGCGGCAGGGCAATGTGTACTCCAATTTACAGACACAGTCCAAGGTCAGCGCGTATTTGACCAATCTCATGCAAGCGGTTCCAATTATTGATTCAGTCTATATTTATGATAATTCGGGTCACCGATTCTCTGTCGGTACACAGGAATGGCCCACGTTTATGGAAGCGAATGTGAAGGAAGCGCCGTGGTACGAACAGGCTTTGAAGCACAACGGACGATATCTTCTCAGGCTGAATGGTGGCAACAACGATAGCGGAGTCTCGGCGACGGGGGAGAATGATGGGCAAGAGGTGGTCTCATTTATTCGCCTCATTCGCGATTTGGATGATACGTCTCCACTTGGCTTTCTGGTCATGAACATCAAGGGGGCATCCATTGCTCAAGCCTATGCCAACCTATCTGCACCGGATTCATTTCAGGTCGCCATTCTGGATGAGCATCAGCGGGTGATCGCAACGAACGCAACCGATGGAAAGAAGGCTGTGCCTGCTGTATCCGACTCATCCATGTCTGCCGCTTCTGTACAGGGAGGGATGTACGAGATGTTAGAGGCTAATCAGGCCAAGTTAAAACAAACATTTCAAGAGCAGCCCTCCGGCTTCATCACTTTACATTCACGTGGACAGGAATATGCGGTGACCTATCGTTCGGCTGGTGATGATCAGTGGAAATTCATCAGCATGAGTCCATACCAGGCTACAGATACCCGTAATAAATCCATGGTGTTGCTTGCGTTGATTCTACTGGCAGTGAACGGGACGGTCTTTTTTGTCAGTTCATTCATCATCTCGCGCAGCGTCATTAAGCCGATTCACAAGTTGCTTCGTTCCATGCAGAAAGCACCAAGCGGCAATTTCCGCAAAGTGACGGTTGAGCTGAACAGCTACGAATTCGCACAGCTATATGGAGGATACAACCAGATGATTGAGCAGATTGACCAGATGCTGAAGTGCATCATTCAGGAGCAGCAGACGATCCGCCGAGCAGAGCTGAATACACTTCAGGCGCAGATCAAGCCGCATTTTCTATACAACACACTGGATTCTATTACCTCTCTGGCGATGTCGGGCATGAACGATAAGGTATGTGAGCTGTTAGAAGCGCTTGGAAGTTACTATCGGCTGAGTGTCAGCAAAGGCCGTGAACTAATTACACTGCACGAGGAGGTTGAGATTGTACGCAATTATCTGACGATCCAACAGGTGCGATACCCCGGTGTATTTGAGGTGCAATACGATATTGATTCAGATTGTGAGCGAGTGATGATTCCCAAGCTTGTACTCCAGCCGCTGGTGGAAAATTCACTGTATCATGGCATTCGTCCCAAAGGCAGCCCGGGCACGATACGCATTCAAGCTCGTCGATCCAAGGAAGGGGTGCTTCTAACGATTACTGACGACGGAGTCGGTATGTCCGAGGAAGAGATACAGCAGGTTCAACGCAAAGAAATAAACAGTTCTAACCGTTCTGACTCAACTAACTCATCTAACCCCTCTAATTCAACTAATATTTCCAATCTTTCTAATCCTACCTTTAACTCTAAACACAATCCAAGCTTTGGTTTGTGGGGGACGATGGAGCGGCTTCGCATTTTTTATGACAAAGAAGATGGACTCAAGCTGCATAGCGAGGTTGGAAAAGGAACAACCATTATCATAACGATCCCGAAGGGAGCCGATGAATCATGGAATTAA
- a CDS encoding response regulator, with amino-acid sequence MELTIEPLKVLIVDDEYLIRNLLRMRIDWKQQGMTIIGEASDAEEALEQVELLRPDIVFTDIYMPKMGGIELSGILMERYPNIKIVVVTGHDEFEYARQSVKLGISDFILKPIRASELLQVTAKLRAAIEQEMGREYELMKLREEMKQSLPYLRERFVNQWLSDVIPEHELQEKAHFFGIPISSGKPGLRIAVMEVEVAVPQAKIDAPEVYPHLSETSHQVHEAHQARQPHQLSQVQGAPQHGQPQLSQHQTEAHPQTVEEIHILLRMVGMKQVQAFYPEDSQTIIVMDPHNRIVVLSLGVDTEFANQVQQLQEELQQTLKLEGCEVDVTVGIGQWQSRWGKACVGYREACRALDYQAFVGKNQVICFEDLVIEGGKNPYHSDAQLLQQLQFYVSVGAREEAVLLLERMLSVPFSDVSQFRVAALDVVTECQRAAIEQQLEGEHALNKEAVAVIFTAGHLPELKSMLEQHVRTVSDVIQAKRQAKEGNLIDRVMAYLEENMGNAEVGLSSTAAAFYVSSGHLGRLMKKETGQTFVEYMTQLRMRKAETLLKQTDLKGYEIGQQVGIPDPHYFSVLFKKHMGRSMNEYRNVKT; translated from the coding sequence ATGGAATTAACTATCGAACCATTAAAGGTATTGATTGTGGATGACGAGTACCTCATCCGAAATCTGCTGCGTATGCGTATCGATTGGAAGCAGCAAGGTATGACCATTATTGGCGAGGCCTCCGATGCTGAAGAGGCTTTGGAGCAGGTTGAGCTGCTGCGTCCAGACATCGTGTTCACGGACATATACATGCCCAAGATGGGCGGCATTGAACTGAGCGGCATTCTCATGGAGCGTTACCCGAACATAAAAATCGTGGTTGTGACGGGACATGATGAATTTGAGTATGCTCGTCAGAGTGTGAAGCTGGGCATATCCGATTTTATTTTGAAACCCATTCGTGCTTCTGAGTTATTACAGGTTACGGCGAAGCTACGAGCGGCAATCGAGCAGGAGATGGGGCGTGAGTACGAGCTGATGAAGCTGCGGGAGGAGATGAAGCAGAGCCTGCCTTATCTCAGGGAGAGGTTTGTGAATCAATGGTTAAGTGACGTGATACCTGAGCATGAACTACAAGAGAAGGCGCATTTCTTCGGCATTCCCATCTCTTCAGGTAAACCAGGGTTGCGCATTGCAGTAATGGAGGTTGAGGTTGCTGTACCGCAAGCGAAGATAGATGCACCAGAGGTATATCCACATTTGTCCGAGACATCTCATCAAGTTCATGAAGCTCATCAAGCCCGTCAACCACACCAACTCAGCCAAGTTCAAGGAGCGCCTCAACACGGTCAGCCCCAATTAAGCCAGCATCAGACAGAAGCCCATCCACAAACCGTTGAGGAAATACATATTCTGCTGCGAATGGTAGGCATGAAGCAGGTGCAGGCTTTTTATCCGGAGGATTCACAAACCATTATCGTTATGGACCCGCATAACCGAATCGTTGTACTCTCGCTTGGTGTGGATACGGAATTTGCCAATCAGGTACAGCAGCTTCAGGAAGAACTTCAACAGACGCTTAAGCTCGAAGGGTGCGAAGTGGATGTGACTGTAGGGATTGGGCAATGGCAATCAAGATGGGGAAAGGCTTGTGTGGGCTACCGGGAAGCTTGTCGTGCACTCGATTATCAAGCGTTTGTGGGGAAAAATCAGGTCATTTGCTTCGAAGATCTGGTCATCGAAGGCGGAAAAAATCCCTACCACTCGGATGCTCAATTGCTCCAACAACTGCAATTTTACGTCAGTGTTGGTGCGCGGGAAGAAGCGGTATTATTGCTGGAGCGAATGCTGTCTGTGCCATTCTCGGACGTTTCACAGTTTCGGGTGGCGGCCTTGGATGTGGTTACGGAGTGCCAGCGTGCTGCCATAGAGCAGCAGCTTGAGGGAGAGCACGCATTGAACAAAGAGGCCGTTGCGGTCATTTTTACAGCAGGTCATCTGCCTGAACTAAAAAGTATGCTGGAGCAGCATGTCCGCACCGTATCGGATGTCATACAAGCCAAGCGACAGGCCAAGGAGGGCAATCTGATCGACCGGGTGATGGCTTATCTTGAAGAGAACATGGGCAATGCGGAAGTGGGGCTTTCCAGCACCGCGGCTGCTTTTTACGTAAGTTCGGGCCATCTGGGGCGGCTGATGAAAAAAGAAACCGGGCAGACATTTGTGGAATATATGACACAGCTTCGTATGAGAAAGGCCGAAACGCTGCTGAAGCAGACCGATTTAAAGGGGTATGAGATCGGGCAGCAGGTAGGCATCCCGGACCCGCATTATTTCAGCGTCTTGTTCAAAAAACATATGGGTCGGTCAATGAATGAATATCGGAATGTAAAAACCTGA
- a CDS encoding extracellular solute-binding protein, translating into MKALLKKSASLILTLGIVSSLAACSSGSSGGAQGESDGKIKLTLWDQSVGNTDPSAKLLPEIVEKWNSEHPDIQVERTGTTGEQYKTKVKTSIAAGEAPDLFYGMGGGSFMQPYIKSGNVLEISSYLTDDIKERMGPGMAEAINMDGKIYTLPVYTHIANLYVNTELFEQAGAKIPTTYNELLDAVTKLKAAEITPAVIGEKDRWPGMYWYDIIAMRQAGNAAVMEAFKDPSKWDSPDFVAAATKMQQLAQAGAFNSSMFSMSYDEMLGAFNAGNGAMMFQANWVNAGIGDPSSAVKGKVKVIPFPVFEDGKGTNNEIFGGAADGFYINQNTKHPKEAVEFLMYLSEQLGTQGFLAGAGLPSWKTDALDTSSLSSLDLSAADIMKTATSFIAWWDNILPAESAEAHKNLIAQLLAGDVTPEEFCKQMAQLKPTELSL; encoded by the coding sequence ATGAAAGCGCTATTAAAAAAATCAGCAAGTCTAATTCTGACTCTGGGAATTGTAAGCAGTCTCGCGGCATGTTCATCCGGTTCGTCCGGTGGTGCACAGGGGGAAAGCGATGGCAAGATCAAGCTGACGCTGTGGGATCAATCGGTCGGCAATACCGATCCTTCGGCCAAGCTGCTGCCCGAGATTGTTGAGAAATGGAACAGCGAGCATCCGGACATCCAGGTTGAACGTACGGGCACGACAGGAGAACAGTACAAAACCAAAGTCAAAACATCGATTGCAGCTGGTGAAGCACCAGACCTGTTCTATGGCATGGGTGGTGGCAGCTTCATGCAGCCGTACATCAAATCCGGTAATGTGCTGGAAATCTCAAGTTACCTGACGGACGATATCAAAGAACGAATGGGTCCGGGTATGGCGGAGGCCATCAATATGGACGGCAAAATCTACACATTGCCCGTGTATACCCATATCGCCAACCTTTACGTGAATACGGAATTGTTCGAGCAGGCGGGTGCCAAGATTCCGACCACATATAACGAACTGCTGGATGCAGTCACCAAGCTGAAAGCGGCAGAAATTACCCCGGCTGTGATTGGAGAGAAGGACCGCTGGCCGGGCATGTACTGGTACGACATTATTGCGATGCGTCAGGCAGGCAATGCTGCGGTGATGGAAGCCTTTAAAGATCCGTCAAAGTGGGATTCGCCCGATTTTGTTGCCGCTGCGACCAAAATGCAACAGCTTGCACAAGCAGGAGCGTTCAACAGCAGCATGTTCAGCATGAGCTATGACGAGATGCTTGGGGCATTTAATGCAGGCAACGGGGCGATGATGTTCCAGGCCAACTGGGTGAATGCAGGCATTGGGGACCCGTCCTCCGCAGTCAAAGGCAAAGTGAAAGTGATTCCGTTCCCGGTGTTTGAGGATGGCAAAGGCACAAATAACGAAATCTTCGGCGGTGCCGCCGATGGTTTCTACATCAACCAGAATACCAAACATCCGAAGGAAGCCGTGGAATTCCTCATGTATCTGAGTGAGCAGCTTGGTACGCAAGGTTTCCTGGCTGGAGCGGGTCTGCCAAGCTGGAAAACCGATGCACTCGACACATCCAGCCTGTCCTCCCTTGATCTGTCTGCGGCAGATATTATGAAAACGGCGACCTCATTCATCGCGTGGTGGGATAACATTCTGCCTGCGGAGTCTGCCGAAGCGCATAAAAACCTGATTGCCCAGCTGCTTGCCGGCGATGTAACACCGGAGGAGTTCTGCAAACAGATGGCACAGCTCAAACCAACAGAGCTAAGTCTATAG